One genomic window of Leptospira paudalimensis includes the following:
- a CDS encoding FecR domain-containing protein, translating into MKRIHFPFFRFFISPKKCNISYSFLDFLFLSNLSKLSVIIYYLFIFSLLFPISQTFADSKKQTIQPNPDDGITIIVEKGQTLSIISKTYLDDPRKWKELLKSNQIDNPNLIIPGMKLWIPKSLGKKPLADLQRFTGTTEVLKISQKQNDWAKAKNGEGLYAKDEVRTLKESEAQFVFLSGSRFEITENSHVIMERGKSETEPDEIFLRQGRIRSLIPKTSNPNQKMFLLKTESADSVVKGTDFLTEVDPNGNTTLSCYEGSVAVTAEKVTVLVNSGYATYVEKGKPPVKPFPVPDPPIPENK; encoded by the coding sequence ATGAAAAGAATCCATTTCCCCTTTTTTCGGTTCTTCATAAGTCCAAAAAAGTGTAACATCAGTTACTCTTTTTTGGATTTTTTATTTCTCAGCAATTTATCTAAACTTTCTGTTATCATTTATTATCTCTTCATTTTTAGTCTTCTTTTTCCCATCTCACAAACCTTTGCTGATTCCAAAAAACAAACCATCCAACCGAACCCAGATGATGGAATCACCATCATTGTAGAAAAAGGACAAACATTAAGTATCATTTCCAAAACTTATTTGGATGATCCTAGGAAATGGAAAGAACTTCTAAAATCCAATCAAATTGATAACCCAAATCTTATCATTCCAGGAATGAAGTTATGGATTCCAAAAAGTTTAGGGAAAAAACCACTTGCCGACTTACAACGGTTTACTGGAACTACAGAAGTTTTAAAAATCTCACAAAAACAAAATGATTGGGCAAAGGCAAAAAATGGTGAGGGACTGTATGCAAAAGATGAAGTGAGAACACTCAAAGAATCGGAAGCTCAGTTTGTTTTTTTATCTGGATCTCGCTTCGAAATCACTGAAAACAGCCACGTCATTATGGAACGTGGGAAGTCAGAAACTGAACCGGATGAAATTTTTTTAAGACAAGGTCGAATCCGTTCTTTGATTCCTAAAACCTCAAATCCTAACCAAAAGATGTTTTTACTCAAAACTGAATCTGCTGATTCTGTTGTCAAAGGAACTGATTTTCTAACGGAAGTGGATCCGAATGGAAATACCACTCTCAGTTGTTACGAAGGAAGTGTTGCAGTCACCGCAGAAAAAGTAACAGTGCTTGTTAACTCAGGGTATGCAACGTATGTCGAAAAGGGAAAACCACCTGTAAAACCATTCCCAGTTCCCGATCCTCCAATTCCAGAAAACAAATGA
- a CDS encoding (Fe-S)-binding protein: protein MDIGRILFHLLFTAFFVVANVVFVRAILYRLGLIFNGRPAFFNEDAKKNLNIGFRLKSFFVNVILQKKNFREPVRGIMHAFVFYGFIVYTIHTTSQMIAGVFGYAMEDPYQFALPNFLFGEAANHIYEQAVNYVSILVLTGLGFFAWRRWIKKAKGLDVHSPASAIVISMIATLMVTTLLGNGAKTVAATYYTHAGFIDGAIGKLWESVGVANSSADIVFQIMWWGHIITVFSFMLYVPTSKHAHLIFAPFNYFLATDTPKGQLSKLHLDDENAVWGSNRVEDFPWPNLLDGMSCIECGRCQVECPANRTGKVLNPKAIIVELKHQMLEKMPEVAAARAGKTPEEAAEAVAALDTGVINSHEGLSEEALWGCTTCYACVEACPVGNNQVNAIIEMRRHLVLAESKMSPELQKAFTNMENNSNPWGVGAHTRADWAEGLGVKVLSEAEDKNVDVLYWVGCAGAFDERNKKISRDFVKIMQKADVNFGILGTEEGCSGDSARRGGNEYLYQTLAQTNVDTINGYGIKKIVTACPHCYNTIKNEYPQFGGNFEVIHHSEYINQLSKEGKIDVKVADDANTGKYTYHDSCYIGRYNNNYDNPRDVVKKVSGGKIEEAVDHHSKGLCCGAGGAQYWMEEHVDESNPESMRVNSKRTGQLLDTGATTIATACPFCITMITDGVKAAEKIDSVKVKDIAELVAENID, encoded by the coding sequence ATGGATATCGGAAGAATTCTCTTTCACCTATTATTCACAGCTTTTTTCGTCGTGGCAAACGTAGTGTTTGTCCGCGCTATCCTTTACAGGCTCGGATTGATCTTCAACGGTCGTCCTGCATTTTTTAATGAAGATGCAAAAAAGAACCTAAACATCGGATTCCGTTTAAAAAGTTTTTTCGTAAACGTAATCTTACAAAAAAAGAACTTCCGTGAACCAGTACGTGGGATCATGCACGCGTTTGTTTTTTATGGATTTATTGTTTATACAATCCATACAACAAGCCAAATGATCGCAGGAGTATTCGGATATGCAATGGAAGATCCTTACCAATTTGCACTTCCTAATTTCCTATTTGGTGAAGCAGCTAACCATATTTACGAACAAGCAGTCAACTACGTATCCATTTTAGTGTTAACTGGTCTTGGGTTTTTTGCTTGGAGACGTTGGATCAAAAAAGCCAAAGGTCTTGATGTTCACTCACCTGCTTCTGCCATCGTCATCAGCATGATTGCCACTCTTATGGTCACCACCTTACTAGGAAATGGTGCCAAAACGGTTGCAGCAACTTATTATACACATGCTGGATTCATTGATGGTGCGATTGGAAAACTTTGGGAATCAGTGGGAGTGGCAAACTCTTCTGCAGATATCGTTTTCCAAATCATGTGGTGGGGTCACATCATCACTGTATTCTCTTTTATGTTGTATGTTCCTACCTCGAAACATGCTCACTTAATTTTTGCTCCATTTAACTACTTCCTAGCAACTGACACTCCAAAAGGACAACTATCAAAACTTCATTTGGATGATGAAAATGCAGTTTGGGGATCCAACCGAGTGGAAGACTTCCCTTGGCCAAACCTACTCGACGGTATGTCGTGTATTGAATGTGGTCGTTGCCAAGTGGAATGCCCTGCCAACAGGACTGGAAAAGTACTAAATCCAAAAGCCATCATCGTGGAACTCAAACACCAGATGTTGGAAAAAATGCCGGAAGTGGCAGCTGCACGTGCTGGTAAAACTCCAGAAGAAGCAGCAGAAGCAGTTGCAGCGCTTGATACGGGAGTGATCAATTCACACGAAGGCCTCAGTGAAGAAGCTCTTTGGGGATGTACAACTTGTTATGCGTGCGTAGAAGCATGCCCTGTTGGAAACAACCAAGTAAATGCTATCATTGAAATGCGCCGTCACTTAGTTCTTGCAGAATCCAAAATGAGTCCAGAACTCCAAAAAGCATTCACTAACATGGAAAACAATTCCAATCCATGGGGTGTTGGTGCACACACTCGAGCTGACTGGGCTGAGGGGCTTGGTGTAAAAGTTCTTTCGGAAGCAGAAGACAAAAACGTAGATGTACTCTATTGGGTAGGTTGTGCGGGTGCTTTTGATGAAAGAAACAAAAAGATCTCTCGTGACTTCGTAAAAATCATGCAAAAAGCAGATGTTAACTTTGGTATCCTTGGAACAGAAGAAGGATGTTCGGGAGACTCTGCTCGCCGTGGTGGTAACGAATATCTCTACCAAACACTAGCACAAACAAACGTGGACACGATCAACGGATACGGAATCAAAAAAATCGTAACTGCTTGTCCACATTGTTATAACACCATCAAAAACGAATACCCACAATTTGGTGGAAACTTCGAAGTCATCCACCACTCGGAATACATCAACCAACTTTCCAAAGAAGGTAAAATCGATGTAAAAGTGGCTGATGATGCAAACACTGGAAAGTATACTTACCATGACTCATGTTACATCGGACGTTATAACAATAATTACGATAACCCTCGTGATGTTGTGAAAAAAGTATCCGGTGGAAAAATTGAAGAAGCAGTCGACCATCACTCCAAGGGGCTATGTTGTGGTGCGGGTGGTGCACAGTACTGGATGGAAGAACACGTGGATGAATCCAACCCAGAAAGTATGCGTGTCAATAGCAAACGTACAGGACAACTCCTCGATACAGGTGCTACTACCATCGCTACTGCTTGTCCATTCTGTATCACAATGATTACAGATGGTGTCAAAGCTGCGGAAAAAATTGATTCCGTAAAAGTAAAAGACATTGCGGAACTAGTCGCAGAAAACATCGACTAA
- the mqnC gene encoding cyclic dehypoxanthinyl futalosine synthase, which yields MNLSSFSLNPNDPADVVLLKAVDGKRISPSEALVLYKEGDFLKIQMVARYLREKVRPHMEASYTMFRVVNYTNYCNVECSFCSFMDEIGNGKGYVLSKEDILQKMDYAVEEGADQMFLQGGVYPELPFDYYLDVIRTVKAKYPKMHIRAFSPVEVINLETITGKPLREVLQILKEAGLDSVPGAGAEILTERMRQIISPKKASVAEWVRAMETCHEVGLRGSANIVFGSEETEEEVIEHLQVVRDLQDRTGGFLSFIPWTFQPQTKRFKVRPVPTHEYLKVLGICRIFLDNIPHIETSVMVLGKGVGQLALYSGADDISSVVIEENVLRSYGLKTEKEARKFLQEGGFRPVRRNLDYEDVSSPLELV from the coding sequence ATGAACTTGTCCTCTTTTTCCCTGAACCCAAATGACCCAGCCGATGTTGTCCTACTCAAAGCAGTGGATGGCAAACGAATCTCTCCCAGTGAGGCTCTCGTATTGTACAAGGAAGGAGACTTTCTAAAAATCCAGATGGTAGCCCGGTACCTTCGGGAGAAGGTTAGGCCCCATATGGAAGCCAGTTATACCATGTTTCGGGTGGTGAATTATACCAATTATTGCAATGTAGAGTGCAGTTTTTGTTCCTTTATGGATGAAATTGGAAATGGAAAAGGTTACGTTCTCTCCAAAGAGGACATCTTACAAAAGATGGACTACGCGGTAGAAGAAGGTGCTGACCAAATGTTCTTACAAGGAGGGGTTTATCCTGAACTTCCTTTTGATTATTATTTGGATGTGATTCGCACTGTGAAGGCAAAGTATCCTAAGATGCACATTCGTGCGTTTTCACCCGTGGAAGTGATCAATTTAGAAACCATTACAGGAAAACCGTTGCGGGAAGTGTTACAAATCCTAAAGGAAGCTGGTCTTGACTCTGTTCCTGGGGCCGGTGCAGAAATCCTTACGGAAAGGATGCGCCAAATCATCTCTCCGAAAAAAGCCTCAGTAGCGGAATGGGTTCGAGCGATGGAAACCTGTCATGAAGTGGGTCTGAGAGGCTCTGCCAATATTGTTTTTGGTTCGGAAGAAACAGAAGAGGAAGTCATCGAACATTTGCAAGTGGTACGTGATTTACAAGACAGAACTGGTGGATTTTTGTCCTTTATCCCTTGGACCTTCCAACCACAGACCAAACGATTTAAGGTAAGACCTGTTCCAACACACGAATACCTAAAAGTTCTCGGAATTTGCAGAATCTTCCTCGATAATATTCCTCATATCGAAACATCCGTAATGGTTCTTGGTAAAGGTGTGGGCCAACTTGCTTTGTATTCGGGAGCGGATGATATCTCCTCTGTAGTGATCGAAGAAAATGTCCTCAGGTCGTATGGATTAAAAACAGAAAAGGAAGCGAGGAAGTTTTTGCAAGAAGGGGGATTTCGTCCTGTCCGCAGAAACCTCGATTATGAAGACGTCAGTTCTCCACTAGAACTTGTATGA
- a CDS encoding GGDEF domain-containing protein: MRRYTFKRYGFVLRKLFLRPYHPDFISTNLDDIASSLQIFSVMTAVTSIISLLFVDSLVRTKEASFWIAFFRISSLAICFSVYLLAKRGIKRYQKQILGITSLVLIGLVTLYIPMMVFDNPNHAYYLFGSAIVIAGASILLWLEPIRICILSLIYISIFIPLHLNFSRIQGFDRYFFYQDVLIVSFLLAFGIVANFLINYWRFEEYRVKEKLHITVGKLLRINQKIEDLSRVDSMTELFNRRHLLEQFDLYKKRSHREGFVIGLVILDLDKLKTINDRYGHKQGDIAIQAFAKTLKSRTRITDIAARIGGDEFCLLVSPIDKEGLHTLTESIREKMEELQIPIYNDPNESLTLTVSIGGTLFHPEDDPSFDELYHKIDTALYTSKNEGRNRITLLEM, translated from the coding sequence ATGCGTAGGTATACATTCAAACGATACGGTTTTGTTTTGCGTAAATTATTTTTACGCCCCTACCACCCAGACTTTATCTCCACAAATTTAGATGATATTGCTTCTTCCTTACAAATATTCAGTGTGATGACTGCGGTCACATCCATCATCTCATTACTCTTTGTGGACTCACTTGTGAGAACAAAGGAAGCTAGTTTTTGGATCGCATTTTTTAGAATTTCATCCCTTGCAATTTGTTTTTCCGTTTACCTCTTAGCAAAAAGAGGAATCAAACGATACCAAAAACAAATCCTAGGAATCACAAGTCTTGTTCTCATTGGACTTGTAACTCTTTATATCCCGATGATGGTTTTTGATAATCCTAACCATGCTTATTATTTATTCGGTTCAGCAATCGTGATTGCCGGAGCTTCAATATTACTCTGGTTAGAACCAATTCGAATCTGTATCCTCTCTTTGATTTATATTTCCATTTTTATCCCTCTTCATTTAAATTTTTCCCGCATCCAAGGATTTGATAGGTATTTTTTCTACCAAGATGTTCTCATTGTTTCCTTTTTGTTAGCCTTCGGGATTGTTGCAAACTTTCTCATCAATTACTGGAGATTTGAAGAGTATCGGGTCAAAGAAAAACTCCACATAACAGTGGGTAAACTCCTTCGTATCAACCAGAAAATTGAAGATTTGTCTCGTGTAGATTCGATGACAGAACTTTTTAACAGAAGGCATCTATTAGAACAATTTGATCTGTATAAAAAAAGATCACACCGTGAAGGATTTGTGATTGGTCTTGTGATATTGGATTTGGACAAACTTAAAACCATTAACGATCGTTATGGACACAAACAAGGTGACATTGCTATCCAAGCTTTTGCCAAAACGTTAAAATCCAGAACTCGTATTACAGACATTGCCGCAAGGATTGGGGGAGATGAGTTTTGTTTGTTAGTTTCTCCCATCGATAAAGAGGGACTCCATACCTTAACAGAATCCATTCGGGAAAAAATGGAAGAATTACAAATTCCCATCTACAACGACCCGAACGAATCCCTCACCCTAACTGTTTCCATTGGTGGAACTCTATTCCATCCAGAAGATGATCCCAGTTTTGATGAACTCTACCATAAAATTGATACGGCTCTTTACACCTCCAAAAATGAAGGCCGAAACCGAATCACACTCCTAGAAATGTAA
- a CDS encoding GerMN domain-containing protein: MAVHPQIQEDKWKSLRYFLGGIFFVLVLIEKSMGFDPKVSGNFFPKQGFRNIGKQTEKTKFAEPVDPFQSETFEDDLNWEEEVFNHSYPTNTKSTKPTKVVDETIPEITLPEDRFPGAGKRISAEPGYLPVYFLKFYGSGKNSQSQLVKLTREFPGGDPIVFLFQELTKGPTATEKSKGVLSALTKKIRMEPNYRLENGILHISISEELSSGGSMEILKDRLDQITFTYVGNFGIQGVVLYSNGERIRSLGSDGMSLPDVLAKTQRKVILF; the protein is encoded by the coding sequence GTGGCGGTACATCCCCAAATCCAAGAAGACAAATGGAAATCATTACGCTATTTCCTTGGCGGGATCTTCTTTGTACTCGTTCTCATTGAAAAGTCTATGGGCTTTGATCCGAAAGTTTCAGGAAATTTTTTTCCGAAACAAGGTTTTCGTAATATCGGAAAACAAACAGAAAAAACAAAATTTGCCGAACCAGTGGACCCTTTCCAAAGTGAAACCTTTGAAGATGATTTAAATTGGGAAGAAGAAGTCTTCAACCATTCCTACCCCACAAATACAAAGTCTACCAAACCAACAAAGGTAGTCGATGAAACCATTCCCGAAATCACTCTGCCAGAAGACAGGTTCCCTGGTGCAGGAAAAAGAATCAGTGCTGAACCTGGTTACCTTCCTGTGTACTTTCTCAAGTTTTATGGTTCTGGTAAAAATAGCCAATCCCAACTTGTAAAACTCACCCGCGAATTTCCTGGCGGGGATCCAATTGTATTTTTATTCCAAGAACTCACTAAAGGCCCCACAGCAACAGAAAAATCGAAAGGTGTGCTTTCTGCACTTACCAAAAAAATCCGAATGGAACCAAACTATCGTTTGGAGAATGGGATTTTACACATTTCCATTTCGGAAGAATTGAGTTCTGGTGGCAGTATGGAAATCTTAAAAGACCGATTGGACCAAATTACTTTTACCTATGTAGGGAATTTCGGAATCCAAGGAGTTGTACTATATTCAAATGGAGAGAGGATCCGCAGTTTGGGTAGTGATGGTATGTCCTTACCTGATGTTTTAGCAAAAACACAACGAAAAGTGATTTTGTTCTAA
- a CDS encoding HAD family hydrolase, with protein MVAFDVDGTLFSSESIIFKTYVQAIEEFAKKTGKITSLPTHDQIINEIGKPVRTIFANLLPSLPESERDSISARVLDLLCDSIRSGGGDFYAGVGSTIHYLKEKGYTITCASNGRKPYIETVLDTAGVLQYFEPIVVINQETIHTKGEILAEYVRKYSLEPNSIAMIGDRFSDWEAARQNGCPFGFCTYGHGVPGEIPDFDWKFDDLTNLKQFF; from the coding sequence ATGGTCGCCTTCGATGTCGACGGGACCTTATTTTCCTCAGAATCCATAATCTTTAAGACGTATGTGCAGGCAATCGAAGAGTTTGCAAAGAAAACGGGAAAAATTACGTCCCTGCCCACACACGATCAGATCATCAATGAAATTGGAAAACCAGTGCGGACTATTTTTGCAAACCTTCTCCCTTCCTTACCAGAATCCGAACGAGATTCAATTTCAGCCAGGGTTTTAGATTTACTATGTGATTCCATCCGCAGTGGTGGTGGGGATTTTTACGCTGGTGTAGGTTCTACCATTCATTATCTCAAAGAAAAAGGCTATACCATCACTTGCGCATCTAATGGTCGAAAACCTTATATCGAAACCGTTCTCGATACAGCAGGCGTATTACAATACTTCGAACCGATTGTTGTGATCAACCAAGAGACCATCCACACCAAAGGTGAAATTTTAGCAGAGTATGTACGCAAATACAGTTTAGAACCAAATTCCATTGCAATGATTGGAGATCGGTTCAGTGACTGGGAGGCGGCAAGGCAAAATGGATGCCCTTTTGGTTTTTGCACCTATGGTCATGGAGTTCCAGGCGAAATCCCAGATTTTGATTGGAAATTCGACGATTTAACGAATTTAAAACAATTTTTTTAA
- a CDS encoding KamA family radical SAM protein, whose amino-acid sequence MLVQNSLSEVLRAREELFSRTIWTDPTSQLQNRVKGEELSRYFLLTESERIGIQQTIRLLVSTTPYYLSLSDPSDPNCPIRRMIVPTADEAVFSLEESSDPLDEERLSPVRGLTHMYPNRVLLFSNHSCSVYCRHCMRGRKVSSNGERMEKADLEKAFEYIRNHPEIEDVVISGGDPLNLADARLEWILHELNQIPHVRICRLGTRNPVTLPFRITDELCKIIERYNDDNLSIFCHTQFNHPKECTKESKDAILRLLKVGVSVGNQAVLLKGINDDEEIMLTLHKKLLEMRVRAYYLYDPELIPGSRGFRTPLARGIEIVEYMRGKIGGMGIPHFVNDLPGGGGKITIGANWYLGYYPKTRQHAFRSAVTKKIHFSFEPVGSDKESYYPILSEVDWEKFQAE is encoded by the coding sequence ATGCTCGTGCAAAACAGTTTATCAGAAGTTCTTCGGGCCAGAGAAGAATTGTTTTCCAGGACAATTTGGACTGATCCCACATCACAGTTGCAAAACCGAGTGAAAGGGGAGGAACTTTCTCGTTATTTTTTACTCACTGAATCAGAACGGATTGGGATCCAACAAACCATCCGATTACTTGTTTCAACCACTCCTTATTATCTATCTTTATCTGATCCCTCTGACCCAAACTGTCCCATTCGAAGGATGATTGTTCCCACTGCGGATGAAGCAGTATTTTCTTTAGAAGAAAGTTCCGATCCATTGGATGAGGAACGGCTAAGCCCTGTTCGTGGGCTCACTCATATGTATCCGAATCGAGTCCTTCTGTTCTCAAACCATTCGTGCAGTGTGTACTGTCGCCATTGTATGCGAGGTAGAAAGGTATCTTCCAATGGGGAAAGGATGGAAAAGGCAGATTTAGAAAAGGCATTTGAATACATACGAAACCATCCTGAAATCGAAGATGTAGTGATTAGTGGGGGAGACCCATTGAATCTTGCAGATGCAAGGCTTGAGTGGATCTTACATGAGCTGAATCAAATTCCACATGTACGAATTTGTAGACTCGGGACAAGAAATCCGGTTACTTTGCCATTTCGCATAACAGATGAATTGTGTAAAATCATTGAAAGGTATAATGACGACAATTTATCAATATTCTGTCATACGCAATTCAATCATCCAAAGGAATGTACAAAGGAATCTAAGGATGCCATATTACGTCTGTTAAAAGTTGGAGTGTCAGTTGGGAATCAGGCAGTTTTACTCAAAGGCATCAATGATGATGAAGAAATAATGCTCACACTTCATAAAAAGTTATTGGAAATGCGTGTTCGTGCGTATTATCTATATGACCCAGAACTCATTCCTGGTTCGCGGGGGTTTCGTACTCCACTTGCTCGTGGGATCGAAATCGTTGAATATATGCGTGGAAAAATTGGCGGAATGGGTATTCCTCATTTTGTGAATGATCTTCCAGGTGGTGGTGGCAAAATTACAATAGGTGCCAATTGGTATTTAGGTTATTATCCAAAAACTAGACAACATGCCTTCCGTTCAGCAGTGACTAAAAAAATACATTTTTCATTTGAGCCAGTTGGTTCAGACAAAGAATCTTACTATCCAATACTTTCAGAAGTCGATTGGGAGAAATTCCAAGCCGAATGA
- a CDS encoding D-alanine--D-alanine ligase family protein: MKTVILACDIYNPDHPKRSQEWESEETISYMEKTIVSLGYDVVSLSDAKEITSVLSNIPKGNRENWIVWNLVEGYTSASREAYIPALCEYLGIAHTGSSAAVQSITLDKYKTKVFLRSMGIQVTDSELLTEFQTKPKLQFPVFVKPNGEGSSLGISEANTIRDLREWEIQIPMFLKEHFPLLVEPFLSGRELTVGVIGNLNHYQVLPMAYVDTPTGIYHEGIKSKSEFLESLDFEVPITLQKELESTSLKIAKLLGSSGYIRIDFKLEREIPYCLEVNATPGFSKIYSTLPMLWEKAGKSYSELLELCINLGFEEYQTHPRYQYGKDQNV, translated from the coding sequence ATGAAAACCGTCATTCTTGCATGTGATATTTACAATCCGGACCATCCGAAACGTTCCCAAGAATGGGAATCGGAAGAAACCATATCGTATATGGAAAAAACAATTGTTTCCTTAGGGTATGATGTTGTGTCACTTTCGGATGCAAAAGAAATTACATCTGTTCTTTCCAATATTCCAAAGGGTAACAGGGAAAATTGGATCGTGTGGAATCTTGTGGAAGGTTATACTTCTGCCTCAAGAGAAGCATATATACCTGCGTTATGCGAATATTTAGGAATTGCGCATACTGGGAGTTCTGCGGCAGTGCAATCTATTACTTTGGATAAATACAAAACCAAAGTTTTTTTGCGTTCGATGGGAATCCAAGTCACAGATTCAGAACTACTGACAGAATTTCAAACAAAACCAAAACTCCAATTTCCTGTATTTGTGAAACCCAATGGAGAAGGATCGAGTTTGGGAATTTCGGAAGCGAATACGATCCGTGACCTGAGAGAATGGGAGATTCAGATTCCCATGTTTCTAAAGGAACATTTTCCGCTTTTAGTGGAACCATTTTTATCAGGAAGGGAACTGACGGTTGGTGTGATTGGAAATTTGAATCACTACCAAGTTTTACCCATGGCCTATGTGGATACTCCTACAGGGATATACCATGAAGGAATCAAATCAAAATCTGAATTTTTGGAATCTTTGGATTTTGAAGTTCCCATTACCCTCCAAAAAGAATTAGAATCCACTTCTTTGAAGATTGCAAAATTACTCGGAAGTTCAGGTTATATCAGAATCGATTTTAAGTTGGAACGAGAAATACCTTATTGTTTGGAAGTGAATGCTACACCTGGTTTTTCTAAGATTTATTCCACCTTGCCAATGTTATGGGAAAAAGCTGGGAAATCATATTCGGAATTATTAGAATTATGTATCAATTTGGGTTTTGAGGAATACCAAACTCATCCGCGTTACCAGTATGGAAAGGACCAAAACGTATGA
- a CDS encoding iron-containing redox enzyme family protein: protein MNLIGMLKREVETHSVLQAKWLKERNIKMSFDDLLLWLSQEYFVSIGFVDWFLLVAANTRDQKAKIVLVENIWEELGEGKISETHVSILTNFLEQLGFDFSKHQILPETKTYLEKMKSVIDLGFYYGLGALGPANEYLLKLEYSQIANSYQQLKKEFNLPEGKFFQVNLDADEGHSKRLFDLIETVCLTDESKKQVMEGNRLALDAREDFYLGLSRLDEGKH from the coding sequence ATGAATCTCATAGGAATGTTAAAAAGGGAAGTGGAAACACATTCTGTTTTACAAGCGAAGTGGCTAAAAGAAAGAAATATTAAAATGAGTTTTGATGATTTATTACTTTGGCTGAGCCAAGAATACTTTGTATCGATTGGTTTTGTCGATTGGTTTTTGTTAGTTGCTGCCAATACACGAGACCAAAAAGCCAAAATAGTCCTTGTAGAAAATATTTGGGAAGAGTTGGGAGAAGGTAAAATTTCCGAGACACATGTATCGATACTAACAAATTTTTTAGAACAACTTGGTTTCGATTTTTCAAAGCATCAAATTTTACCTGAAACCAAAACCTATTTAGAGAAAATGAAATCGGTAATTGATTTAGGATTTTATTATGGATTAGGTGCTCTTGGACCTGCCAACGAATACTTACTCAAATTGGAGTATTCACAGATTGCGAACTCATACCAACAATTGAAAAAAGAATTCAATTTGCCAGAAGGAAAGTTTTTTCAAGTGAATTTAGATGCCGACGAAGGTCATAGCAAACGTTTGTTTGATTTGATTGAAACTGTTTGTTTAACAGATGAATCTAAAAAACAAGTGATGGAAGGGAACCGATTGGCTTTGGATGCAAGAGAAGATTTTTATTTAGGTTTGTCTCGTTTGGATGAAGGAAAACATTAA
- a CDS encoding DCC1-like thiol-disulfide oxidoreductase family protein, which translates to MKLIYDGECSFCTRLAHSLQNRSIQPIEILSYHSLSEEWLKKIHPQLTRDKCKGEVQIIQDGNRFPGFFGVRVLLWNVRIVRYFVWILYLPLIPFLGMFVMFLLKKFKKSLG; encoded by the coding sequence ATGAAATTAATTTATGATGGAGAATGTTCCTTTTGTACTCGATTAGCCCATTCTTTGCAAAATCGATCCATCCAACCAATTGAAATCCTTTCTTACCATTCTTTGTCTGAAGAGTGGTTAAAGAAAATCCATCCGCAACTAACAAGGGATAAATGCAAAGGAGAAGTACAAATCATCCAGGATGGAAACCGTTTTCCAGGTTTTTTTGGAGTTCGAGTTTTGTTATGGAATGTACGAATCGTTCGGTATTTTGTTTGGATTCTATATTTGCCACTCATTCCTTTCTTAGGAATGTTTGTGATGTTCCTTCTAAAAAAATTCAAAAAATCACTTGGTTAA